From the genome of Lotus japonicus ecotype B-129 chromosome 6, LjGifu_v1.2, one region includes:
- the LOC130725816 gene encoding uncharacterized protein LOC130725816, translated as MESRVDDLERSVTSMKEMATEQFEELRRLIMNRERRRTRGRSNTPRFRQASRERDREASSHSGSRTGSRFSDHSRERFDHPHRVHLRAVTGRRVDIPMFDGSDAYGWINRVERFFQLSRVGEEERLEMVMIAMEGKALGWFQWWEEQAPERAWEPFKHALIRRFQPTLVQNPFGPLLSIKQKGSVMAYRESFEEAAAPMRGADREILKGVFLNGLQEEIRAEMKLYPAADLAGLMDRALLIEEKNSALRGGKTKEEDKRGWKDKGGIGVKFSSNGEKHTNSSSSYVGKNTAGGQQGQEGKTTQSKESNEGSGNEAKVPKRKWNGGQRLSQSELQERSRKGLCFKCGEKWGKEHVCTKKHYQFILIEGEEDEEEEEIFEEAEDGEFILEGKVLQLSLNSKEGLTSNQSFKIRGRIGGREVLILVDCGATSNFISQELVAELGLQVIATTEYVVEVGNGAKERNSGVCKNLKIEAQGIPIVQHFFLLSLGGTELVLGMDWLASLGNIKANFKNLTLQWEVHGRKMRLQGDHFKRENKQSMRSSKKLQRRATKEEFLAYDSMCATNKKEEMIPQQLKEVLVEFPEVFKTPEGLPPKRKCDHVIRLKEGAAIPHSRPYRYPFYQKNEIERQVKEMLNSGIIRESTSPFSSPAILVKKKEGTWRLCVDYRALNKVTVPDKFPIPIIDELLDEIGAAVIFSKLDLKSGYH; from the exons ATGGAATCCAGAGTAGATGATCTCGAGCGATCCGTGACGTCGATGAAGGAGATGGCGACGGAGCAATTTGAAGAACTCCGAAGGCTCATCATGAATCGCGAGCGGAGGCGAACTCGAGGACGTTCCAACACACCCAGATTCCGGCAAGCATCGCGTGAGAGAGATCGCGAAGCTTCTTCGCATTCCGGGTCGCGAACCGGGTCGCGATTTTCTGACCACAGCAGAGAGCGATTTGATCATCCTCATCGTGTCCATTTGCGAGCAGTAACGGGAAGGAGGGTGGATATCCCGATGTTCGATGGGAGCGACGCTTATGGGTGGATCAATCGGGTAGAGCGCTTCTTCCAACTCAGTCGAGTCGGAGAAGAGGAAAGGTTGGAAATGGTGATGATCGCCATGGAAGGAAAGGCTCTGGGATGGTTCCAGTGGTGGGAAGAGCAAGCTCCGGAGCGAGCTTGGGAACCTTTCAAGCATGCCTTGATTCGAAGGTTTCAACCCACCTTGGTTCAGAACCCATTTGGCCCTTTGCTTAGCATTAAGCAGAAGGGTAGTGTCATGGCCTATAGAGAGAGCTTTGAAGAAGCTGCAGCTCCGATGAGAGGTGCTGATAGGGAGATTCTGAAAGGGGTGTTTCTGAATGGGTTACAAGAGGAGATTAGAGCAGAGATGAAGTTGTATCCTGCTGCTGATTTAGCTGGACTGATGGATAGGGCCTTGTTaatagaagaaaagaactcTGCTCTCAGGGGAGGaaagaccaaggaagaagacaaGAGAGGATGGAAGGATAAAGGAGGGATTGGTGTCAAATTTTCCAGTAATGGGGAAAAACATACAAATTCTAGTTCAAGCTATGTTGGGAAGAACACTGCTGGGGGGCaa caagGACAGGAGGGCAAGACCACTCAATCCAAAGAGAGTAATGAGGGAAGTGGGAATGAAGCTAAGGTTCCGAAGAGGAAGTGGAATGGAGGGCAAAGACTATCACAAAGTGAATTGCAAGAGCGAAGTAGGAAGGGATTGTGTTTTAAATGTGGGGAAAAATGGGGAAAGGAGCATGTGTGCACTAAGAAGCATTACCAATTCATCCTAATTGAAGGggaggaggatgaggaagaggaggaaaTCTTTGAAGAAGCTGAGGATGGGGAGTTTATCTTGGAGGGCAAGGTGCTACAACTGTCCCTCAACAGCAAGGAAGGGTTAACCTCTAATCAGTCTTTCAAAATCAGGGGAAGAATAGGAGGAAGGGAGGTGTTGATTTTGGTGGATTGTGGGGCTACTAGTAATTTCATTTCTCAGGAACTAGTTGCTGAATTGGGGCTGCAAGTGATTGCTACCACAGAATATGTTGTAGAGGTGGGAAATGGGGCCAAGGAGAGGAATTCAGGGGTCTGTAAGAACCTCAAAATAGAAGCACAAGGGATCCCTATTGTTCAACATTTTTTCCTACTGAGTCTTGGAGGTACTGAACTGGTTCTGGGTATGGATTGGCTGGCAAGTTTAGGCAACATTAAGGCCAATTTCAAGAACCTTACCCTTCAATGGGAGGTGCATGGTAGGAAGATGAGGCTGCAAGGAGACCACTTCAAGAGAGAAAACAAGCAATCCATGAGGAGTAGCAAGAAGCTTCAGAGGAGGGCAACAAAAGAGGAATTCCTTGCTTATGATAGTATGTGTGCAACCAACAAAAAGGAAGAGATGATTCCTCAACAACTTAAGGAAGTGTTAGTAGAATTCCCTGAGGTTTTCAAGACTCCAGAAGGTTTACCTCCTAAGAGGAAATGTGATCATGTTAtcaggttgaaagaaggagcaGCCATTCCACATAGCAGGCCCTATAGATACCCATTTTATCAAAAGAATGAGATTGAAAGGCAGGTCAAGGAGATGCTGAATTCTGGCATAATCAGAGAAAGCACAAGTCCATTCAGCAGTCCAGCAATCTTGGTTAAGAAGAAGGAAGGGACATGGAGATTATGTGTTGACTATAGAGCCCTTAACAAGGTTACTGTGCCTGACAAGTTTCCAATTCCCATAATTGATGAACTGCTAGATGAAATTGGAGCAGCAGTGATTTTCTCCAAGTTGGATTTGAAATCTGGTTATCACTAG
- the LOC130723146 gene encoding soyasaponin III rhamnosyltransferase-like, with the protein MPLRSKYFFLWGNQPLHVAADPFLPIRHMTSLPCDPNPQKKKPSMDSASLSSNDKKPLHIVMFPWLAMGHMFPCFEVSKILAQKGHHVTLISTPSIIDRLPKLPQTLSPFITLTKLPLSSHIDKNHLPHDAESTMDIPSNKLYYLKLAYDGLQEHVAEVLKTSNPDWVFYDFSASWIPHVAKSLNIPCAYFSPCPAWSICFFDTPTQQLGDVAAKRINAEEYYGPPQWVSFPTKIGLRPHEVKKLLEDVKLNETGASPVFDLNRANSGCDMFVIRSSRDLEPEWLDYLAEFYNKPVIPVGLLPPLVQVRDSDAEEDNNPDWLQIKAWLDTQQGSSVVYIAFGSEVNLSQENLNELALGIELSGLPFFWVLRKGSVELPHGFEDRIKDRGVVWKSWAPQPKILAHGSVGGCLTHCGSGSMIENLYFGHVLVMLPFLLDQALYSRVIEEKKVGIEIPRNEQDGSFTRSSVAKALRLAMVDEEGGAYRKNAKEMGKKFSNKELHNLYIENFIASLQKNKHI; encoded by the coding sequence ATGCCACTGCGATCCAAGTACTTTTTTTTGTGGGGTAATCAACCTCTTCATGTTGCTGCAGATCCATTTTTGCCTATAAGACACATGACATCTCTTCCTTGTGATCCAAATCCTCAAAAGAAAAAACCATCCATGGACTCTGCATCACTTTCATCCAATGACAAGAAACCTCTTCATATTGTCATGTTCCCATGGCTAGCCATGGGTCACATGTTTCCCTGCTTCGAGGTTTCTAAGATTCTTGCACAAAAGGGTCACCATGTCACCCTCATATCCACTCCTTCAATCATAGATCGCCTACCAAAACTCCCACAAACGTTATCACCATTTATTACACTCACCAAATTGCCTTTATCATCCCACATAGACAAAAACCATCTCCCACATGATGCAGAATCCACCATGGATATTCCTTCCAACAAGCTATACTACCTCAAGTTAgcctatgatggtctccaagaACATGTAGCTGAggtgctcaaaacatcaaatccTGACTGGGTTTTCTATGATTTTTCTGCTAGCTGGATCCCACATGTAGCAAAGAGCCTCAACATTCCATGTGCCTATTTCAGTCCCTGCCCTGCATGGAGCATTTGCTTCTTTGACACCCCCACACAACAACTTGGTGATGTTGCTGCAAAGAGAATCAATGCTGAAGAATACTATGGCCCTCCCCAGTGGGTTTCCTTTCCTACAAAGATTGGTCTAAGACCTCATGAGGTGAAGAAATTGCTTGAAGACGTGAAACTCAATGAAACAGGGGCTTCCCCTGTTTTTGATCTGAACAGAGCAAACTCTGGTTGTGACATGTTTGTTATCAGAAGCTCCAGGGATCTTGAACCAGAGTGGTTAGATTATCTGGCTGAATTCTACAACAAGCCTGTGATTCCTGTGGGGTTGCTTCCACCATTAGTACAAGTAAGAGACTCTGATGCTGAGGAAGATAACAACCCTGATTGGCTTCAAATCAAAGCTTGGCTAGACACACAACAAGGGTCATCAGTGGTGTACATTGCATTTGGGAGTGAGGTGAATCTGAGCCAAGAAAACCTCAATGAGTTGGCTCTTGGCATTGAGCTTTCTGGGTTGCCTTTCTTCTGGGTTCTGAGGAAGGGCTCAGTGGAGTTACCTCATGGATTCGAGGATCGGATTAAGGATCGTGGGGTTGTTTGGAAATCTTGGGCACCCCAGCCTAAGATCTTAGCTCATGGCTCGGTTGGTGGTTGCTTGACTCACTGTGGTTCTGGTTCAATGATAGAAAATCTCTATTTTGGACATGTTCTTGTTATGCTGCCCTTCTTACTTGACCAAGCTTTGTATTCCAGAgtaatagaagaaaagaaagtggGAATTGAGATACCAAGGAATGAGCAAGATGGGTCGTTTACAAGGAGTTCGGTTGCCAAGGCATTGAGATTAGCAATGGTGGATGAAGAGGGAGGTGCTTACAGGAAGAATGCTAAAGAGATGGGTAAGAAATTCAGTAACAAGGAGCTGCATAACCTATACATTGAAAACTTCATTGCCTCCCTTCAAAAGAACAAGCACATATAA
- the LOC130723147 gene encoding 7-deoxyloganetin glucosyltransferase-like produces MVLLPGTQKPHALLIPFPIQGHVNPFLKLAKLLHSKGFHITFVNSEFNHKRLLKSRGPHALNGLPDFQFESIPDGLPPTDNKDATQSIPALCQSTRNHCLVPFCNLITKLNASSSAPPVSCIISDGVMAFTIKASQQFGLPNLLFWTHSACGFMGFKELKNLMERGLTPLKDASYLTNGHLDTKIDWIPGMKNITLRDLPGIYRTTDPNDALLEFVVEQIEAASQATAVVLPTFDALEPDVLNALFTMFPKLYTIGPLDLLLNQVTENRIESIKCNLWKEEPECLKWLDSQEPSSVLYVNFGSVINMTPQQLVELAWGIANSKKKFMWVIRPDLVEGEASIVPPEIVAETKDRGIMLSWCPQEQVLKHSALGGFLTHCGWNSTIESISSGVPLICSPFFNDQFVNSRYICSEWDFGMEMNSDDVKRDEVEKLVRELIQGEKGKEMKRKAIEWKEMAEEATKANGSSFLNLEQMVNEVLLFKS; encoded by the exons ATGGTTTTACTACCTGGAACTCAGAAACCACATGCTCTTCTGATCCCATTTCCAATACAAGGTCATGTCAACCCGTTTCTCAAACTAGCAAAGCTTCTCCACAGCAAAGGCTTCCACATAACCTTTGTGAACTCTGAGTTCAACCACAAACGCTTGCTCAAATCCAGAGGCCCTCATGCTCTGAATGGTTTGCCAGATTTTCAATTTGAGTCCATCCCAGATGGCCTCCCTCCCACTGACAACAAGGATGCAACTCAAAGCATCCCTGCTCTGTGTCAATCTACCAGAAACCACTGTCTTGTCCCCTTCTGCAACCTCATTACAAAACTCaatgcttcttcttctgctccTCCAGTCTCTTGCATAATCTCAGATGGTGTCATGGCCTTCACCATTAAAGCTTCTCAGCAATTTGGGTTGCCCAACTTGCTCTTTTGGACTCACAGTGCTTGTGGTTTCATGGGCTTCAAAGAATTGAAGAATCTCATGGAGAGAGGCCTCACACCCCTTAAAG ATGCAAGCTATTTGACAAATGGGCATTTGGACACCAAGATAGACTGGATCCCTGGCATGAAGAACATTACCCTGAGAGACCTTCCTGGCATATATCGCACCACAGATCCAAATGATGCACTTTTGGAGTTTGTGGTGGAACAAATTGAAGCAGCTTCACAAGCTACTGCTGTTGTTCTTCCCACCTTTGATGCCTTGGAGCCTGATGTGCTGAATGCACTCTTCACAATGTTTCCTAAACTCTACACTATAGGTCCACTTGATTTGCTCCTTAATCAAGTTACAGAGAACAGAATTGAATCTATTAAATGTAATTTGTGGAAGGAAGAGCCTGAGTGTCTCAAGTGGCTGGATTCACAGGAACCCAGTTCGGTTCTCTATGTGAACTTTGGTAGTGTTATAAACATGACACCTCAACAACTTGTTGAATTGGCTTGGGGGATAGCAAATAGCAAGAAAAAGTTCATGTGGGTGATTAGGCCTGATCTAGTTGAAGGTGAGGCTTCGATCGTGCCGCCAGAAATTGTAGCAGAAACCAAAGATAGAGGTATTATGTTGAGTTGGTGTCCTCAAGAGCAAGTACTGAAGCACTCAGCATTGGGAGGGTTTTTGACTCACTGTGGTTGGAACTCAACAATTGAGAGCATAAGCAGTGGGGTGCCTCTGATCTGTAGTCCATTTTTCAATGACCAATTTGTCAATTCCAGGTATATTTGTAGTGAGTGGGACTTTGGCATGGAGATGAATAGTGATGATGTGAAAAGAGATGAAGTGgagaagcttgtgagggagTTAATACAGGGTGAAAAGGGTAAGGAGATGAAGAGAAAAGCAATTGAGTGGAAGGAAATGGCTGAGGAAGCTACCAAAGCTAATGGTTCATCCTTTTTGAATTTGGAACAAATGGTAAATGAAGTCCTGCTTTTCAAGAGTTAA
- the LOC130723145 gene encoding soyasaponin III rhamnosyltransferase-like, with the protein MAAPRTSHLSAIHHLLSAGRNQIQVKGKERNNLMDSTAPLPFSGNGEDKPLHIVMIPWLAMGHITPYFALAKVLAQKGHFITFINSPKNIDRMPKPPKSLEPFINLVRLPLPPIEHLPEGAESTMDIPTNKGYYLKLAYEGLQDAVAEILQTSKPDWVLYDFAADWLPPTAKSLNIPCAHYNITPAWSKCFFDPPKDQVKSYFNLEDMCSPPKWVPFHTTMSLRPYEIIRAFAAVKDESTGRSINYDPNKAYSSGDLFLLRSSRELEGEWLDYVADRYKMHVVPVGLLPPSLQIRDVEEEDKHPDWVKIKAWLDTQEPSSVVFIGFGSELKLSQQDLTELAHGIELSGLPFFWALKYLKDGSLELPEGFEDRTKDRGIVWKTWAPQPKILAHGVIGGCMSHSAAGSVIEMVNFGHVLVTLPYYLDQCLFSRALEEKKVGIEVPRNEQDGSFTRESVAKTLRLAIVDEEGSVYRKNAKEMGNVFSSKVLHDQYIEDCIAALQKYRLHSNR; encoded by the exons ATGGCTGCTCCAAGGACTTCTCATTTATCAGCCATTCATCACTTGTTGAG TGCAGGTAGAAACCAAATCCAAGTGAAagggaaagaaagaaacaatCTCATGGATTCAACTGCTCCACTTCCATTTAGTGGCAATGGCGAAGATAAACCTCTTCATATAGTCATGATCCCATGGCTCGCCATGGGTCACATAACCCCATACTTTGCGCTGGCCAAGGTTCTTGCTCAAAAGGGTCACTTCATCACATTCATAAACAGCCCAAAGAACATTGATCGCATGCCCAAACCCCCAAAAAGCCTTGAaccattcatcaacttggtgaggtTGCCCTTGCCACCCATTGAGCATCTCCCAGAAGGTGCAGAGAGCACCATGGACATCCCCACTAACAAGGGATATTACCTCAAGTTGGCCTATGAAGGCCTCCAAGATGCTGTTGCTGAGatacttcaaacttcaaagccTGATTGGGTTCTATATGATTTTGCAGCTGACTGGTTGCCACCAACAGCTAAGAGCCTCAACATCCCTTGTGCCCATTACAACATAACCCCAGCTTGGAGCAAATGCTTCTTTGATCCACCAAAGGATCAGGTAAAGTCATATTTCAATCTTGAAGACATGTGTAGCCCACCCAAGTGGGTTCCTTTCCACACAACCATGAGTCTAAGGCCTTATGAGATCATTAGAGCATTTGCAGCTGTCAAAGATGAGTCTACAGGACGATCAATTAATTATGATCCCAACAAAGCATATTCCAGCGGTGACTTGTTTCTTCTCAGAAGCTCCAGAGAACTTGAAGGAGAATGGTTAGATTATGTTGCTGATAGGTACAAGATGCATGTGGTTCCTGTTGGCTTGCTTCCACCATCCTTGCAAATAAGAGATGTTGAAGAGGAAGACAAACACCCCGACTGGGTGAAAATCAAAGCCTGGTTAGACACACAAGAACCTTCATCTGTGGTGTTCATAGGATTTGGGAGTGAGTTGAAGCTGAGCCAGCAAGACCTCACTGAGTTGGCCCATGGCATTGAGCTTTCTGGGTTGCCTTTCTTCTGGGCTTTGAAGTACCTGAAAGATGGATCACTTGAGTTACCTGAGGGGTTTGAGGACAGAACCAAGGATCGTGGGATTGTTTGGAAAACATGGGCACCCCAGCCGAAGATCTTAGCTCATGGGGTCATTGGGGGATGCATGAGTCACTCGGCTGCAGGTTCTGTCATTGAGATGGTTAATTTTGGGCACGTTCTTGTGACCCTGCCATATTATCTGGACCAGTGTCTGTTTTCAAGAgcattagaagaaaagaaagtggGAATAGAGGTACCAAGGAACGAGCAAGATGGTTCCTTTACTAGGGAGTCGGTGGCGAAGACATTGAGGTTAGCAATAGTTGATGAGGAAGGGAGTGTCTACAGGAAGAATGCCAAAGAGATGGGCAATGTTTTCAGTTCCAAAGTTCTTCATGATCAATACATTGAAGATTGCATTGCTGCTCTTCAAAAATATAGGCTTCATTCCAATAGATAA
- the LOC130723144 gene encoding beta-xylosidase/alpha-L-arabinofuranosidase 1, translated as MACLLQNRVSVLVCFSFFCATVCGQTSPPFACDVTKNASFAGFGFCDKSLPVADRVADLVKRLTLQEKIGNLGDSAVDVGRLGIPRYEWWSEALHGVSNIGPGTRFSSVVPGATSFPMPILTAASFNSTLFQAIGKVVSTEARAMYNVGLAGLTYWSPNINIFRDPRWGRGQETPGEDPLLSSKYAAGYVKGLQQTDDGDSNKLKVAACCKHYTAYDVDNWKGVQRYTFNAVVSQQDLDDTFQPPFKSCVIDGNVASVMCSYNQVNGKPTCADPDLLKGVIRGQWKLNGYIVSDCDSVEVLFKDQHYTKTPEEAAAKSILAGLDLDCGSYLGKYTEGAVKQGLLDEASINNAISNNFATLMRLGFFDGNPSTLPYGGLGPKDVCTSENQELAREAARQGIVLLKNSPGSLPLSAKSIKSLAVIGPNANATRVMIGNYEGIPCKYISPLQGLTALVPTSYVPGCPDVHCASAQLDDATKIAASSDATVIVVGASLAIEAESLDRVNIVLPGQQQLLVSEVANASRGPVILVIMSGGGMDVSFAKANDKITSILWVGYPGEAGGAAIADVIFGFYNPSGRLPMTWYPESYVENVPMTNMNMRADPSTGYPGRTYRFYKGETVFSFGDGIGYSNVEHKIVKAPQLVFVPLAEDHVCRSSECKSLDVADEHCQNMAFDIHLRVKNMGKMSSSHTVLLFFTPPAVHNAPQKHLLGIEKVHLAGKSEAQVRFMVDVCKDLSVVDELGNRRVPLGQHLLHVGNLKYPLSVRI; from the exons ATGGCCTGTCTTCTTCAAAACAGAGTCTCTGTTTTGGTCTGTTTTTCATTCTTTTGCGCCACGGTTTGTGGCCAAACATCGCCGCCTTTTGCCTGCGATGTTACCAAGAACGCATCCTTCGCCGGTTTTGGATTCTGTGACAAGTCATTGCCGGTGGCGGACAGGGTTGCTGACCTTGTGAAGAGGCTGACGTTGCAGGAGAAAATCGGGAACCTGGGGGATTCTGCGGTGGATGTGGGTAGGCTTGGGATTCCGAGGTATGAGTGGTGGTCTGAGGCACTTCATGGGGTTTCCAACATTGGCCCTGGGACTCGTTTTTCCAGTGTGGTTCCTGGTGCTACTAGTTTCCCCATGCCCATTCTCACTGCAGCTTCTTTCAATTCTACCTTGTTTCAAGCCATTGGAAAG GTGGTTTCAACAGAAGCACGAGCAATGTACAATGTGGGGTTGGCTGGTTTGACATATTGGTCACCAAACATTAACATATTCAGAGATCCAAGGTGGGGAAGAGGACAAGAGACACCAGGGGAAGACCCTTTACTAAGTAGCAAATATGCAGCAGGATATGTGAAAGGTCTGCAACAAACTGATGATGGAGACTCCAACAAGCTCAAGGTTGCTGCTTGTTGCAAACACTACACAGCCTATGATGTGGATAACTGGAAAGGTGTTCAGCGTTACACATTCAATGCTGTG GTGTCACAGCAAGATTTGGATGACACCTTCCAACCACCATTTAAGAGCTGTGTGATTGATGGGAATGTTGCAAGTGTGATGTGTTCCTACAACCAGGTTAATGGAAAACCAACCTGTGCAGACCCTGACCTTCTTAAGGGGGTTATCCGAGGCCAATGGAAATTGAATGG ATATATAGTTTCTGACTGTGACTCGGTTGAAGTGCTTTTCAAAGATCAGCATTACACCAAGACTCCTGAAGAAGCTGCAGCCAAATCCATTCTAGCAG GGTTGGATTTGGACTGTGGAAGCTATCTTGGCAAATATACAGAAGGGGCTGTCAAGCAAGGGCTTTTGGATGAAGCATCCATTAACAATGCTATCTCCAACAATTTCGCCACATTGATGCGACTTGGTTTCTTTGATGGTAATCCAAGCACGCTACCTTATGGGGGCCTTGGTCCAAAGGATGTATGCACATCAGAGAACCAGGAACTCGCCCGGGAAGCTGCAAGGCAAGGGATTGTGTTGCTTAAAAATAGTCCAGGATCACTGCCTCTAAGTGCCAAATCCATTAAATCATTGGCAGTAATAGGCCCCAATGCAAATGCTACTAGGGTCATGATTGGAAACTATGAAG GCATCCCTTGCAAATATATATCACCTTTGCAAGGCCTAACAGCCTTGGTTCCTACAAGCTATGTTCCTGGCTGTCCTGATGTGCATTGCGCCAGTGCACAGCTAGACGATGCCACAAAGATTGCAGCATCTTCAGATGCAACTGTGATTGTAGTGGGTGCAAGTCTAGCTATAGAGGCAGAAAGTCTCGACAGAGTTAACATTGTTCTTCCAGGACAGCAGCAACTTCTAGTGAGTGAAGTTGCTAATGCATCCAGGGGACCTGTAATTCTTGTCATAATGTCTGGAGGAGGCATGGATGTGTCATTTGCTAAAGCTAATGATAAAATCACAAGTATCTTGTGGGTTGGCTACCCTGGCGAAGCTGGTGGAGCTGCCATAGCTGATGTGATTTTTGGCTTTTACAATCCAA GTGGAAGGCTACCCATGACATGGTATCCAGAATCATATGTAGAAAATGTTCCAATGACAAACATGAACATGAGGGCAGATCCTTCTACAGGTTACCCGGGTAGAACTTACAGATTTTATAAAGGTGAAACTGTTTTCTCATTTGGTGATGGAATAGGCTACTCCAACGTTGAGCACAAAATAGTTAAAGCACCGCAGTTGGTGTTTGTTCCTCTAGCAGAGGATCATGTATGCCGGTCCTCAGAATGCAAGTCACTTGATGTTGCTGATGAGCATTGTCAAAACATGGCATTTGATATTCACCTTAGGGTCAAGAACATGGGGAAAATGAGCAGTAGCCATACTGTGTTATTGTTCTTTACTCCTCCAGCAGTGCACAATGCCCCTCAGAAACACTTGTTGGGTATTGAGAAAGTGCACTTGGCAGGAAAATCAGAAGCACAAGTTAGGTTCATGGTAGATGTTTGTAAGGATTTGAGTGTGGTTGATGAACTTGGCAATAGGAGAGTTCCATTGGGGCAGCATCTGCTTCATGTGGGAAACTTGAAGTATCCATTGAGCGTGAGGATTTGA
- the LOC130723148 gene encoding soyasaponin III rhamnosyltransferase-like: protein MGSTSPPSLNGNGQEDKPLHIVMLPWLAMGHIYPYFEVAKVLAQKGHSVTFINSPKNIDRMPKTPKSLEPFINLVRLPLPHIEHLPEGAESTMDIPTNKGCFLKLAYEGLQDAVAEILQTSKPDWVLYDFAAGWLPPIAKSLNIPCAHYNITPAWNKCFFDPPEHVKKSNFSIENICGPPTWVPFKTTIKLRPYEFMRAFAALKDESTGKSASFDLKKAYSSCDLFLLRTSRELEGEWLDYLADTYKVPVVPVGLLPPSMQIRDDDEEEKNPDWVEIKAWLDTQEPSTVVYIGFGSELKLSQQDLTELAHGIELSGLPFFWALKNLKEGSLELPEGFEDRTKERGVVWKTWAPQLKILAHGVIGGCMSHCGSGSAIEKVHFGHVLVTLPYLLDQCLFSRALEEKKVAIEVPRNEQDGSFTRDSVAKTLKLAIVDEEGSIYRKNAKEMGKVFSSEDLHNQYIEDFIAALQKYRVHSNS, encoded by the coding sequence ATGGGTTCAACTTCTCCACCTTCATTGAATGGCAATGGCCAAGAAGATAAGCCTCTTCACATTGTCATGCTCCCATGGCTTGCCATGGGTCACATATACCCTTACTTTGAAGTAGCCAAGGTTCTTGCTCAAAAGGGTCACTCTGTCACCTTCATCAATAGTCCCAAAAACATTGACCGCATGCCCAAAACTCCCAAAAGCCTTGAaccattcatcaacttggtgaggtTACCCTTGCCACACATTGAGCATCTCCCAGAAGGAGCAGAGAGCACCATGGACATTCCCACAAACAAAGGCTGTTTCCTTAAGTTAGCCTATGAAGGGCTTCAAGATGCTGTTGCTGAgattcttcaaacttcaaagccTGATTGGGTTCTCTATGATTTTGCTGCTGGATGGTTGCCACCTATAGCTAAGAGCCTCAACATCCCTTGTGCTCATTACAACATAACTCCAGCTTGGAACAAGTGTTTCTTTGATCCACCAGAGCATGTGAAGAAGTCAAATTTTAGCATTGAAAACATTTGTGGCCCTCCCACTTGGGTTCCTTTCAAAACAACCATTAAACTAAGGCCTTATGAGTTCATGAGAGCCTTTGCAGCTCTCAAAGATGAGTCCACAGGAAAATCAGCTTCCTTTGATCTCAAGAAAGCATATTCCAGCTGTGACTTGTTTCTTCTCAGAACCTCCAGAGAGCTTGAAGGGGAATGGCTAGATTATCTTGCTGATACCTACAAGGTGCCTGTGGTTCCTGTGGGGTTGCTTCCACCATCCATGCAGATAAGagatgatgatgaggaagagAAAAACCCTGACTGGGTTGAAATCAAAGCATGGTTGGACACACAAGAGCCTTCAACTGTGGTGTATATAGGATTTGGGAGTGAGCTCAAGCTGAGTCAGCAAGATCTCACTGAGTTAGCTCATGGAATTGAGCTTTCTGGGTTGCCTTTCTTTTGGGCTTTGAAGAACTTGAAAGAGGGTTCACTTGAGTTACCTGAGGGGTTTGAGGACAGAACCAAGGAACGTGGGGTTGTTTGGAAAACATGGGCACCCCAGCTTAAGATCTTGGCTCATGGTGTCATTGGAGGGTGCATGAGTCACTGTGGTTCAGGTTCTGCAATTGAGAAGGTTCATTTTGGGCATGTTCTTGTGACCCTGCCTTATTTGCTGGATCAGTGTCTGTTTTCAAGAgcattagaagaaaagaaagtggCTATTGAGGTGCCAAGGAATGAACAAGATGGATCCTTTACTAGGGACTCCGTGGCGAAGACATTGAAGTTAGCAATAGTGGATGAGGAAGGGAGTATCTACAGGAAGAATGCCAAAGAGATGGGCAAGGTTTTCAGTTCTGAAGATCTTCATAATCAATACATTGAAGATTTCATTGCTGCTCTCCAAAAGTACAGGGTTCATTCCAATAGTTAA